The nucleotide sequence GGCGTGCCGCTGACGCTCTGCAATGCCAGCCCCGGCGCGAGCGTGTGGGTCGTCGAAATGGGCATGAACCAGACCGGCGAGATCGCGCGGCTCAGCGAACTGACCCAGCCTACGGTCGCGCTTGTCGTGAACGTGCAGCCGGTTCACCTAGAAAAGCTCGGCAGCCTGGAAGCGATCCGGCGTGAGAAGGTCAGCATCGCGCAAGGCCTGCCAAAGGATGGTGTGCTGGTGTTGCCTGGGGATGTCGAGGCGCCGGAATGGAACGGCAGGGTCGTTCGCTTCGGCGCGGGATCCGGGGTGCGGGAACTGAACCACGCAGCCCAGGGCGAGAGCTGGAACGTCACAGCGCAGGTGAACGGCAAGCCAATCGAATTCGGTCTGACGCCGGGTGCGCCGCATCGCGTGCAGAACGCGTTGGCCGCGCTGGCGTCCATCGATGCCGCCGGGCTCGATCCTGTGGCACTGGCGAAAGAGCTCAGCCATGTCGGCATCATGACCGGCCGCGGCGTGGAACAGGCGGCCCATGGCGTCACCGTGATCGACGATAGTTTCAACGGCAATCCGGCCAGCATGGTCGCCGCGCTCGGCAGCCTGAAAGCGCGGCCGGTGAAGGCCGGCCGGCGCATTGCCATACTCGGCGACATGCTGGAATTGGGCGCTGAAGCGCCCGCCTATCACGAGAAGCTCGCAGGCGACCTGCCGGGCATCGACGGCATCTATTGCGTCGGCCCGCTGATGCGCCATTTATACGGTCTCGTGCCGGCGGAGCGGGCGCTCGGCTGGCATGAAGACCCGGCCACGCTCGATCCCCAGGAAATCGCCGCATTGCTGCGGAGCGGGGACGTGGTGGTCGTTAAGGGCAGCAAAAAGATGTTCTGGGTGAACAAGTTTGTGCCGAGGCTGCTGGCCGCGCTGCAGGCAAAGGCGTAAACTGGCCGTATTGGGCGGGTGCGTTGTTTCCGCGCGGCATGATTCGTCAATACCCGATGCATGACCAAGATTTGCTTGGTTTGAGGACGAAAACGCTTATCAAGGCGTTCCCGGAACGAACGCGTTCCCGGACAGCGCTTCCCGCCAAAGACGGCGCAACCGAGCCGCGTGATAGGGCCGACCTGAATGTTTTACTGGCTGATCGAGCTTTCCAATACCGTCCCGGGTTTTGGCATCTTCCGCGGCGTGTTCAACGTGTTTCGCTACATCACCTTCCGCACCGGCGGGGCGATGGTGACGGGCGCGCTGTTCGTGTTCCTGTTCGGACCCTGGATCATCGATCATCTGCGGCTTCGGCAGGGCAAGGGCCAGCCGATTCGCACCGACGGTCCGCAATCGCATTTGATCTCCAAGAAGGGCACGCCCACCATGGGCGGGCTGATGATCCTCTCGGGCCTCGTGGTCTCGACGTTGCTATGGGCCAATCCGCTCAACCCTTACGTCTGGATCGTGCTCGCGGTGACGCTCGGCTTCGGCTTCGTCGGATTTTACGACGACTACCTGAAGGTGACGAAACAGAGCCATAGCGGCTTCGCCGGCAAGCTGCGGCTGTTGATCGAAGCGGTGATTGCACTGGCTGCCTGCTACGCGCTGGTGCGACTCGGCCGCGATGCGACCTCGACGTCGCTCGCGATACCCTTCCTGAAGGACATGGTGATCAATTTCGGCTGGTTCTTCGTGATCTTCGGCGCCTTCGTCATCGTCGGCGCCGGCAATGCGGTGAACCTGACCGACGGTCTCGACGGGCTTGCGATCGTTCCGGTCATGATCGCCGCCGCCAGCTTCGGCATGATCTCGTACCTGACCGGCAACGCAGTGTTCTCCGACTACCTGCAGATCAGATACGTCGCCGGCACCGGCGAGCTGGCGGTGCTGTGCGGTGCGGTGCTCGGCGCCGGATTAGGCTTCCTCTGGTTCAACGCGCCGCCGGCCTCGATCTTCATGGGCGATACCGGTTCGCTCGCGCTCGGCGGCATGCTCGGCGCGACCGCGGTGGCGGTCAAGCACGAGATCGTGCTGGCCGTGATCGGCGGATTGTTCGTGCTCGAAGCCGTCTCGGTGATCGTGCAGGTGACCTCGTTCAAGCTGACGGGCAAACGCGTGTTCCGGATGGCTCCGCTGCATCATCATTTCGAGCAGAAGGGCTGGACCGAGCCGCAGATCGTGATCCGGTTCTGGATCATCTCGGTGATGCTGGCGCTCGCCGGCCTCTCCACGCTGAAGCTGCGGTGACGACAATGCATCCTTACGGCGGTCATTCCGGGGCGCGCAAAGCGCGAACCCGGAATCTCGAGATTCCGGATAACCGCTGCGCGGTTTCCGGAATGACGGTTGTCCAATCATGATCCCCGTCACGTCATTTGCGGACAAGACGGTCGCCGTCTTTGGTCTCGGCGGTTCCGGCCTTGCGAGCTGCCACGCGCTGAAAGCCGGCGGCGCGGAGGTGATCGCGGGCGACGACAGTGCGGACAATGTCGCCAAGGCGGCGCAGGCCGGTTTCAACACGGCCGATCTGCGCACGGTGTCGTGGGCGAATTTTTCGGCGCTGATCCTCACTCCCGGCGCGCCGCTGACGCATCCGGCGCCGCATTGGTCGGTGCTGATGGCGCGCCAGGCTGGCTGTGAGGTGATCGGCGACATCGAATTGTTCTGCCGCGAGCGCCGCCGTCACGCACCCGACGCGCCGTTCGTCGCCATCACCGGCACCAACGGCAAGTCGACCACGACGGCCCTGATCGCGCATCTGATTGATGTCGCCGGCTACGACACCCAGATGGGCGGCAATATCGGCACCGCAATTCTCTCGCTGGAGCCGCCGCGGATGGGGCGCGTGCATGTGGTCGAGATGTCGTCCTACCAGATCGACCTGGCGCCCTCGCTCGATCCGTCGGTCGGCATTCTGCTCAACGTCAGCGAAGACCATGTCGACCGCCACGGCACGCTGGAGCACTACGCCGCGGTGAAGGCGCGGCTGGTCGCCGGCGTGCAGCCGCAGGGCACGTCCATTGTCGGCGTCGACGACGGCTGGTGCCGAAACATCGCCGACCGCCTCGACCAGGCCGGCAAGCGCGTGGTGCGGATATCAGTGAGAAATCCGCTGCCCGACGGCGTCTATGTTGAACGCGAAACCATCGTGCAGGCCTCCGGCGGCGCGCGCCGCGAGATCGCTAGATTGGGCGGCATTGGTTCGCTGCGCGGGCTGCACAATGCGCAGAATGCGGCCTGCGCCTCGGCCTGCGCGCTGGCAATGGGAATTTCGACCGACATGTTACAAAACGGCCTGCGCAGCTTTCCGGGCCTCGCGCATCGCATGGAGCAGGTCGGCCGCCTCGGCAATGTGCTGTTCGTCAACGACTCCAAGGGCACGAACGCGGACGCCGCCGCGCACGCGCTGTCGTCCTTTGCCGACATCTTCTGGATCGCCGGCGGCAAGCCGAAGCAGGGCGGCATCACGGGTCTCACCGAATACTTTCCGCGCATCCGAAAAGCCTATCTGATCGGCGAGGCCGCGCAGGAGTTTGCGGGAACGCTGGGCGAGCGTGTGCCGCACGAGATTTCCGAAACGCTCGATGTGGCGGTAGCCAACGCCGCGCGCGACGCGGAAGCGTCGGGGATCGCCGATCCGGTCGTGCTGCTGTCGCCCGCCTGCGCCTCGTTCGACCAGTACCGCAACTTCGAGATTCGCGGCGCAAAATTCCGCGATCTGGTGACGGCGATCCCGGGCGTGAAGCCGGTGGTGTGACCGTAGGATGGGTATCGCTCCGCTCCATCCATCCTACACAGCGTCGGCTGATCCCTCAAAAGTTACCGTCTCCATTAACCCCCCATAAACCATCCTGCCCCACCAATGGGCGTTACCTCTGCCATTTTGGGGACGCCCATGCTCGCCCGTGACCAACGCACCCCGTTTTCGGACTGGTGGTGGACCGTTGATAAGTTGCTGCTGGCCGCGATCGCCGCGCTGATGCTGGGCGGCGTTATCCTTTCGCTGGCGGCGAGCCCGCCGGTGGCGACCAGGATCGGGCTCGATCCCTTCCACTTCTTCAGCCGGCATATGTTGTTCCTGCTGCCGTCCTTGATGGTGCTGATCGGGGTGTCGTTCCTGTCGCCCAAGCAGATCCGCCGTCTCGCGTTGCTGGTCTTTGTGGCGAGCATCATCCTCATCGTGGCGACGCTTGTCTTCGGCGCCGAGGTGAAGGGCTCGCGGCGCTGGATCACGCTGCTCGGCGTCAACATCCAGGCCTCCGAATCCGCCAAGCCCGCCTTTGTCGTGATGGCGGCGTGGCTGTTTGCGGAATCGACCAAGCGGCCGGAAATGCCGGCGACCTCGATGGCGATGGTGCTGCTGCTGATGCTGGTGTCGCTTCTGGTGATGGAACCGGATTTCGGCCAGACCATGCTGATCCTGATGGTGTGGGGCGCACTGTTCTTCATTGCGGGCATGCGGATGATCTGGGTGGCCGGCCTTGCCGGCGCCGCAGGCCTCGGATTGTTCGGCGCCTATCTCCTGGTGCCGCACGTCGCGGGCCGCATCAGGCGATTCATGAACCCGGCCTCCGGCGACACCTTCCAGGTCGACATGGCGATGGAAGCCTTCTGGAACGGCGGCTGGTTCGGGCTCGGGCCTGGCGAAGGCATCGCCAAGCGCAGCCTGCCGGACAGCCATACCGACTTCGTGTTCGCCGTGGCGGCCGAAGAATTCGGCATCATCCTGTGCCTGGCGCTGGTTTCGCTGTTTGCCTTTGTTGTGATCCGGACGCTGACGCGTGCCTATGCCAGCGAGGACATGTTCGCGCGCTTTGCGGCCTCGGGGCTGGCGATCCTGTTCGGCGTGCAGGCCGCGATCAACATGGCGGTCAATCTGCAACTGATCCCGGCCAAGGGCATGACGCTGCCCTTCATCTCCTATGGCGGCTCGTCGATCATCTCGTTGGCCTATGGTGTCGGCATGATGCTGGCGCTGACGCGGCAGCGCCCGCGCACCGAGGTGGAATCGATGAACGCGGCTGGCGTAGCGCGCGGCTACGCTTGACCGCACGGACGTGGTGACGGCGGCCCCGTCGTGGGCTATTTGAAGCCATGGACAACGCGCCTCTCATTCTACTCGCCGCCGGCGGCACCGGCGGTCATCTGTTTCCCGCCGAAGCGCTCGGCGTCGAACTCATCAGGCGCGGCCTGCGCGTGCGGCTGGCGACCGATGCCCGCGCGTTGCGCTACAGCGGACTTTTCACCAGAGACAATATCGACGTGGTGCCGAGCGAAACCGTGCGCGGCCGCAATCCGGTAGCACTCGCGCGCACCGGATTCATGCTCGGCTATGGCATGCTGGTTGCGGCCAATCTGGTGCGGCGGCTGAAGCCCTCGGCCGTGGTCGGCTTCGGCGGCTATCCGACGCTGCCGCCGTTGATCGCGGCAAGGCTGCTCGGTGTGCCCGGCATCATTCACGATGCCAACGCGGTGCTCGGCCGCGCCAATCGTTTTCTCTCCAGCCGCGTCAACGCGATCGCGGCCTCGCTGCCCGGCGTGCTCGACCGCGATCCGTCGCTGGCGGGAAAAACCACCACCGTCGGCACGCCGATGCGTCCGGCAATCCTTGCCGCCGCGGCGATGCCGTTTGCGTCGCCCGAACCGAACGGGCCGCTGCGCCTTTTGGTGGTCGGCGGCAGCCAGGGCGCGCGAGTAATGAGCGACATCGTGCCATCAGCCGTCGAACGGCTCGAGCCGGTGCTGTGGAGTCGCCTGGTACTCACGCAGCAGGTGCGTGAGGAGGACATGGCGCGGGTGCGCGCCGTCTATGACCGGCTCAAGATCAAGGCCGACCTCGCGCCGTTCTTCAGCGATCTGCCGGCGCGGCTGGCGTCCAGCCATTTCGTGGTCTCGCGTTCCGGCGCCGGCACCGTAGCGGAACTCGCCGCGATCGGCCGGCCCTCGATTTTGGTGCCGCTGCCCGGCGCAATCGACCAGGACCAGTTTGCCAATGCCGGTGTGCTGGCCCAGGTGAACGGGGCTTTACGGATTCCGCAGGCCGAATTCACGCCCGACCGGCTGGCGGCGGAAATCTCGACATTTGCCGCCGAGCCCGCGCGGCTGACCGCGATGGCGGATGCCGCCCGCAAGGTCGGCCGGCTCGACGCCGCCGAACGGCTGGCCGATCTGGTGATGAAAACCGCCGGAATCTAGGCGGTTGCGCGCAAAATTGCCCCTTGTCATGCCCCGTGAAAGCGGGGCATCCAGTACTCCGCGCGGCTGATCTGAATCTTGGGGCTTCGCGGAATACTGGATCGCCCGCCTTCGCGGGCGATGACGGTCGAGGAACAATCTATGAGACTGCCGCGCGAGATCGGACCCATTCACTTCGTCGGGATCGGCGGCATCGGCATGAGCGGCATCGCCGAGGTGCTGTGCAATTTGGGCTATACGGTGCAGGGCTCGGACGCGTCCGAAGGCGGCAATGTCGCGCGGCTGCGGGAGAAGGGGATTGCGGTTTCGGTCGGTCACAAGGCCGAGAACGTCGACGGCGCTGACGTGGTCGTGGTCTCGACCGCGATCAAGCGCGACAATCCGGAACTGATGGCAGCCCGCGCCCAGCGTATTCCGGTGGTGCGACGCGCCGAAATGCTGGCCGAGCTGATGCGCTTGAAAAGCTGCGTCGCGATTGCCGGCACCCACGGCAAAACCACCACGACGACGATGGTGGCGACACTGCTCGATGCCGGCGGTCTCGATCCGACCGTGATCAACGGCGGTATCATCAATGCCTACGGCTCCAACGCGCGGCTGGGCGCGGGCGACTGGATGGTGGTCGAAGCCGATGAGAGCGACGGCACGTTCCTGAAGCTTCCGTCCGACGTCGTGATCGTCACCAACATCGATCCCGAACATCTCGATCACTTCAAGACTTTCGAGGCGATCCAGGACGCATTCCGCAATTTCGTGGAGAACGTGCCGTTCTACGGCTTTGCCGTGATGTGCACCGATCATCCCGTGGTGCAGACCCTTGTCGGCAAGATCGAGGACCGCCGCATCGTCACCTATGGTGAAAACCCGCAGGCCGATGCGCGGATGGTCGACTTGACGCCGATCGGCGGCGGCTCGAAATTCAAAGTCGTGTTCCGCAACCGCAAGACCGATGCCACGCACGAAATCGCCGACATCATGCTGCCGATGCCGGGACGGCACAACGCCTCGAATGCGACGGCGGCGATCGCGGTGGCGTATGAGCTCGGCATGTCCGACGCGGCGATCCGCAAGGCGATTGCCGGCTTCGGCGGCGTCAAGCGGCGCTTCACCCGGACCGGCGAATGGAACGGCATCACCGTGATCGACGATTATGGCCATCACCCCGTCGAGATCGCGGCCGTGCTGAAGGCGGCACGGGAATCGGCCAACGGCAAGGTCATCGCGGTGGTGCAGCCGCACCGCTTTACGCGCCTGCAATCGCTGTTCGAGGAATTCTGCACCTGCTTCAACGATGCCGACGCGGTTGTCGTCGCCGACGTCTATCCGGCCGGCGAGGCACCGATCGAAGGGATCGACCGCGACAATTTCGTGCTCGGCCTGCGCGCCCATGGCCATCGCGAGGTGATCCCGTTGCCGAGTTCGGCGGAGCTGGCCAAAGTCGTGCACGGCATCGCGGGTTCCGGCGACCTCGTCGTCTGCCTGGGCGCCGGCAACATCACGCAATGGGCCTACGCGTTGCCCGATGAATTGAAGGCGCTGGGATGATGGGGCACTCGCTCTCGATCTCGTCACCTCGACATCGAGAACTCCGTTGGGACGATTGGTCAGAATGTAGACGTATCCACCTGCCATGCCGAGATATTGCAAGACGTGGATCGCCGGACAAGCCCGGCCATGACGAGTTGAGGGAGCTAGCTTGACCTTTCCCGACATCACGCCCGATCTCAAAGCCGCCATGCCGCAACTGCGCGGGCGGCTGCTGGCGAACCAGTCGCTGGCGGAGCTGACGTGGTTTCGCGTCGGCGGGCCAGCGCAGGTCTTGTTTACGCCGGCGGATGAAGGCGATCTCGCCTACTTCTTAAAGCTGCTTTCGAAGGAGTTGCCGGTCTATGTCGTTGGCGTCGGCTCCAACCTGATCGTGCGCGATGGCGGCATGGAAGGCGTGGTGATCCGCCTGTCGCCGCGGGCGTTCGGCGAGACGTCTGCCTCAGGCGATGTGGTCAGCGCAGGCACGGCTGCGCTCGACAAGCGCGTGGCGGAAACGGCGGCGGCCGCCAATATCGGCGGCATGGAATTCTTGTTCGGCATTCCCGGCACCATCGGCGGCGCACTGCGGATGAATGCCGGCGCCAATGGCAGCGAGACCAAGGACGTGCTGGTCGAAGCAACCGGCATCGGCCGCGACGGCACCAAACATATCTTCACCAACGCTGACATGAAGTTCGTCTATCGCAATAGCGGCGTCGATCCTTCGATCATTTTCACCTCGGCGCGATTTCGCGGGCAGGTCGCGGATCCCGAAACCATCCGCACGCGGATGAACCAGGTGCAGACCCATCGCGAAACCGCGCAGCCGATTCGCGAAAAGACCGGAGGGTCGACCTTCAAGAACCCGCCCGGCAACAGCGCCTGGAAACTGATCGACGCCGCCGGCTGCCGGGGCTTGCGTGTCGGCGGCGCGCAGGTCTCGGAAATGCACTGCAATTTCCTCATCAACACCGGCAACGCCACCGGGCATGATATTGAAACGCTGGGTGAAACCGTGCGCGAGCGGGTTAAAGCGAATTCTGGAATCGAGCTACACTGGGAAATCAAGCGGATCGGAATTCCGGTCTAGCCGCCATTTCGTCATTCCGGGGCGATGCGAAGCATCGAACTCGGAATCTCGAGATTCCCCGATGCGCAATTGCGCATCTGAGGTCTGGTCCTTCGGACCATCCCGGAATGACGGATAGGAAGAGGTCGAATGCGGATTACCATTCTCTTTGGCGGCACGAACACGGAGCGACTGGTCTCGGTCGCGAGCGCCCAGGCGCTGCATCGGGCATTGCCGGAAGCCGATCTCTGGTTCTGGGACATTGCCGATACCGTGCATGAGGTCGCGTCGCAGTTGCTGCTCGGGCACGCGCGTCCGTTCGAGGATGAATTCAAACCCGGCAATCGCGGCCTGCCGCTCGAAGCGGCGCTCGACAAGGCGAAGTCCGAGGATCGCGTGCTGGTGCTCGGCCTGCATGGCGGCCGGGCCGAGAACGGCGAATTGCAGGCGATGTGCGAACTGCGGGGGATTCCCTTCACCGGCTCCGGTTCGGCGTCGTCCAACCTCGCCCTGGACAAAGTGGCGGCCAAACGATTCGCGGCGATAGCGGGCGTAGCAACGCCGGCCAGCGTCACCCTGGAACACCTCGACGCGGCGTTCGCCGAATACGGCAAGCTGATTGCAAAGCCGGCGCGGGATGGATCGAGCTACGGCCTGATCTTCGTCAATGCGAAGCAGGATCTTGTCGCCGTCCGCAACGCCGCCAAGACAGAGGAATATCTGATCGAGCCGTTCGTCTCGGGCGTGGAAGCGACCTGCGGCGTGCTGGAGCAGTCGGACGGCTCGATGTTTTCGCTGCCGCCGATCGAGATCGTGCCTGCGGATGGCGCATTCGACTACGCGGCGAAATACCTGCTGAAATCCACCCAGGAGATCTGCCCTGGACGCTTTTCGCCCGAGATCAGCACAGCCCTCATGGACCAGGCGCTGCGGGCGCACCGGGCGCTGTCGTGCAGCGGTTACTCCCGGACCGACTTCATCATCTCGGCGAAGGGGCCGGTTTACCTGGAAACCAATACCCTGCCGGGCCTGACGGCGGCCTCGCTCTACCCGAAGGCGCTCAAGGCCCAGGGCATCGAATTTCCGGATTTTCTGCGTGATCAGATCACGTTGGCTGAACGGCGCAGCCGGGAACGGGCGTGACCGGCCGGACGGCGCGTTAACAGGCCGTTAACCCGGAACTAACCTCGCCACGAGAATTGTTGCTAAAATCCTAAGAATTGTCCGGCAAACCACTCAAAAGACGGGCCAAAGCGCGTCACTGGCCCCCCGTTTTTACACTTTGTTTACCAGGAAGAACGAAGGTTAACGCTGGCGGCGCATGTGGCGCTTGGCTGCCGGGGCGTGCGCTGTTCCGACTTCAGGTCAGCACTTAAGTCCGGCACGGCCGAGACGTCATCTGAGCCAGCGCTCGCAAAAAAGCTTGCGGGAACAACACTTGGACAGGCTCGTGCAATGGATGGTGCAGGACGCCTCGGGCGGTCGCTGAGATCGCGGGGGCCCCAGGCTAACCTGAAAGCAGCCGCTATTGGAGCGGTCGTGCTGCTGCGCGAGCGGCTGGGCCGTCGCGCCCGTGTGCCGGCCAGGCCCGTAATCGATCGCGAGCCGACGAATCGCCTGGTCCTGCTGGTCGAACGTTACCTTCCGAACCGCGCCGGCGTCGCCTTGACCGTGCTGATGCTGCTCGGCAGCGCCGGCCTTGGCATCGTCAAGGGCGGTCATGTCGATGAATTCATGGTCGCGCTCAGTGACACCCGCAATGCGTTGGCCAATTCGGCCGGATTCCGCATCACGACGGTAGCCATCAATGGCCGCAAGCAATTGAGTCAGGACGAGGTGCTCGCGATCGGCGGCGTCAACGGCCGCTCCTCGCTGTTGTTCCTCGACGCCGCCACCGTGCGCGACAAGCTCAAGGCCAATCCGTGGATCGCAGATGCGACCATCCTGAAGCTCTATCCCGGTCAGTTGCAGATCGACATCGTCGAGCGCACGGCGTTCGCGCTGTGGCAGCAGGACGGCCGGCTGTCCGTGATATCGGAGGACGGCGCGGTGCTGGAGCCCTACGTTTCGCGCCGCTTCGTGACGCTGCCGCTGGTGGTGGGCAAGGGCGCCGACGTCAGGGCCCGTGACTTCCTCGCGCTGCTTGACCGCTATCCGCAGGTCCGCATCGTCACCAAGGCTGCGATCTTGGTCGGCGAACGGCGCTGGAATCTGCGGCTGAAGGACGGCCTCGACATTCGCCTGCCGGAGAACGACGTCGGCAATGCGCTTGCCGTGTTGAGCAAGCTCGACAAGGAAGACCGGCTGTTCTCGCGCGACATCGTCGCGGTCGACATGCGCCTGCCGGACCGCTTGACGGTGCAATTGTCTGAAGATGCGGCCAAGGCCCGCGAAGAACTGTTCAAGGACAAGAAACCCAAGAAAAAGGCCGGTGACGCATGACCGGCCTCGATCGCAATCAGACCCCGAAGACGCGCCCCGTCGACCACAAGCGCACGGCGCTGGTGGCGTCGCTTGATATCGGCACCAGCAAGGTCGCCTGCATGATCGCGCGGCTGAAGCCGTCGCCGCCGAGTGAGGCGCTGCGCGGCCGCACCCATGCGGTGGAATTGATCGGCTACAGCCAGATCCAGTCGCGCGGCGTCAAGGCCGGCGCGGTGGTCGATCTTGCCGAATGCGAGCAGGCAGTGCGGCAGACGGTGGCGCTGGCCGAGCGCATGGCCAAGGTCCGCGTTGAGTCAATATTGCTGTCGGTTTCTGGCGGCCGGCTGCAGGGGCAGCTTGTCGAAGCCGCCGCCGATATCAGAGGCGGCTCGGTCACATCAGATGACGTCACCCGGGTGACCTCCACCGGCATGCGCCACGCGACCGGGGAGGGGCGCACGGTGCTGCACGCGCTGCCGGTCGGTTACGCGCTGGATGGGGTCAAGGGTATCCGCGACCCCCGCGGCATGGTTGCGCGGCAGTTTGGCGTCGACATGAATGTGGTGACGGCGGATGCGACGGTCGCCCGCAATCTGATGCTGGTGGTCGAGCGCTGCCACCTCAATGTCGAGGCCATGGCGGCGAGTCCTTATGTCGCAGGCCTGTCCGTATTGACCGATGACGAAGCCGATCTCGGCGCCGCCGTGGTCGAAATGGGCGCCGGATCGACCACGATTGCGACCTATTCCGCCGGCCGTTTCGTCCACGCCTCGGGTTTTGCGCTCGGCGGCCAGCACGTCACGATGGATCTTGCACGCGGCGTCGGCGCATGCATTGCGGATGCCGAGCGAATCAAGACTTTATACGGGACCGTGCTGACCGGCGGGTCTGACGCGCGTGAGTTGATGTCCGTGCCCACCGCGGGTGAGGAACACGACGCTCCGCAGATTGTCTCGCGCGCCACGATCGCGAACATCGTTCGGCATCGCGCCGAGGAGATTTTTGAAATGGTCCGGGACCGGCTCGCGGATTCCCCCTTTGCGGCAGAGCCGCGGGCGCGGGTCGTCCTGAGTGGCGGGGCTTCGCAGCTCACCGGCACCGTGGAACTCGCCACCCGCATTCTCAACCGGCCGGTCCGGATCGGCCGGCCGCTCGGTTTCGGCCGGCTGCCCAACGAGGCCAAGAGCGCTTCGTTCGCGGTTCCGACCGGCCTCCTGGTCTACCCGCAATACGCTCATCTTGAACACGTCGAACCGCGGCATACGCGGCAGCTCAGGACAGGGACTGACGGCTATTTTGGAAAGGTCGGACGATGGCTTCGCGAGGGCTTCTGATGACCGGTCCTGTAACCAAACGAATTTCACCAAATCCCGCGGCCGCCGGCCGGGGCGAACCAACGCGCGCGTCGTAGGAGAGGCAACCATGGCACTCAATCTGACCCCCCCTGACATCAGCGAGCTGAAACCGCGGATTACCGTCTTCGGCGTCGGTGGAGCAGGCGGCAATGCCGTCAATAACATGATCACCGCCGGGTTGCAGGGCGTCGATTTCGTCGTCGCCAACACCGACGCGCAGGCGCTGACCATGTCGAAGGCCCAGCGCATCGTGCAGATGGGCACCCAGGTGACACAGGGCCTCGGCGCGGGGTCCCAGCCTGATGTCGGCGCGGCGGCGGCCCAGGAAGTTATCGACGAGCTTCGCGATCATCTCTCGGGCGCCAACATGGTGTTCGTCACCGCCGGCATGGGCGGCGGCACCGGCACCGGCGCAGCCCCTGTCATTGCCAAGACCGCGCGCGACATGGGCATCCTCACCGTCGGCGTGGTGACCAAGCCATTCCATTTTGAGGGCGCGCGGCGCATGCGCACCGCCGAGTCCGGCATTGCCGAACTCCACAAGGTGGTCGATACGCTGCTGATCATCCCGAACCAGAACCTGTTCCGGGTCGCCAACGAAAAGACCACCTTTGCCGACGCCTTTGCGATGGCCGACCAGGTGCTCTATTCGGGCGTCGCCTGCATCACCGATCTGATGGTGAAGGAAGGCCTGATCAACCTCGACTTCGCCGACGTCCGCGCCGTGATGCGCGAGATGGGCAAGGCGATGATGGGTACCGGCGAGGCGACCGGCGAGAAGCGTGCGCTGACCGCAGCCGAAGCTGCGATCGCCAATCCGCTGATCGACGACTCATCGATGAAGGGGGCGCGCGGCCTGCTGATCTCGATTACCGGCGGCAAGGACCTGACCCTGTTCGAAGTCGACGAAGCCGCCACCCGGATTCGCGAGGAAGTCGATCAGGACGCCAACATCATCGTCGGCGCCACCTTCGACGAGACGCTCGACGGCATCATCCGCGTTTCCGTCGTCGCGACCGGTATCGACCAGTCGCAGATCGCGCGCAACGCCGGCACTCCCGCCGTCGCCGCCCCGGCCACTGCCGCCCCGGCTTCGCCGGACTCCAGGCTGGCCGAACTGACCGCTCGCCTGCGCGCCGACAATGCGCGCCTGGCTGAACGCGCCCAGAAGCTCGAGCCGGCGCCCGGGACGCAGGCGGTTGCTTCTGCGC is from Bradyrhizobium sp. AZCC 2176 and encodes:
- the ftsZ gene encoding cell division protein FtsZ; the protein is MALNLTPPDISELKPRITVFGVGGAGGNAVNNMITAGLQGVDFVVANTDAQALTMSKAQRIVQMGTQVTQGLGAGSQPDVGAAAAQEVIDELRDHLSGANMVFVTAGMGGGTGTGAAPVIAKTARDMGILTVGVVTKPFHFEGARRMRTAESGIAELHKVVDTLLIIPNQNLFRVANEKTTFADAFAMADQVLYSGVACITDLMVKEGLINLDFADVRAVMREMGKAMMGTGEATGEKRALTAAEAAIANPLIDDSSMKGARGLLISITGGKDLTLFEVDEAATRIREEVDQDANIIVGATFDETLDGIIRVSVVATGIDQSQIARNAGTPAVAAPATAAPASPDSRLAELTARLRADNARLAERAQKLEPAPGTQAVASAPAPAPAQRSSNNVERAALAAIAAAVDTPQQAPIQPASYGDVTVRPIAQKPTLFPDHKEAARIEPEQPATPETFIPQAAERPPARTPRMPKFEDLPMPAQAEIRQARGEPEEEHPQKTRLSLLQRLANVGLGRRDEETEPPIAARASGPSMAPLPERKPQRTVTQQMAANHEPVSEYAKRSAPQGLDAHGRPAPVAPAPQGDDHLDIPAFLRRQAN
- the ftsA gene encoding cell division protein FtsA; protein product: MTGLDRNQTPKTRPVDHKRTALVASLDIGTSKVACMIARLKPSPPSEALRGRTHAVELIGYSQIQSRGVKAGAVVDLAECEQAVRQTVALAERMAKVRVESILLSVSGGRLQGQLVEAAADIRGGSVTSDDVTRVTSTGMRHATGEGRTVLHALPVGYALDGVKGIRDPRGMVARQFGVDMNVVTADATVARNLMLVVERCHLNVEAMAASPYVAGLSVLTDDEADLGAAVVEMGAGSTTIATYSAGRFVHASGFALGGQHVTMDLARGVGACIADAERIKTLYGTVLTGGSDARELMSVPTAGEEHDAPQIVSRATIANIVRHRAEEIFEMVRDRLADSPFAAEPRARVVLSGGASQLTGTVELATRILNRPVRIGRPLGFGRLPNEAKSASFAVPTGLLVYPQYAHLEHVEPRHTRQLRTGTDGYFGKVGRWLREGF